TCTACCTTGTATTCTTTATTAACCTGGTGTAGGCAATTTACTGCATAATATCCTTCGGCAATCATATTCATTTCTAACTGTGCCGATGTTACGGTGTAGCCCTTTCCTATCATATTACCAAAGGTGCGGTTGCGGCTAAACTGCGAATAGGCTGTAACAAGCAGATCGCCCAGGTAGGCCGATTCTTTTATGTCACGATCTATAGGATGCACCACGTCAACAAAACGTTCCAGCTCGCGTATGGCATTTGATATTAATACCGACTGAAAATTATCGCCATAACCTACCCCATGGCAAATACCACTGGCAATAGCATATACGTTTTTAAGCACAGCGCCATACTCTGTCCCGTAAATGTCGTCAGATACGATGGTCTTGATATACCGGGTGCTTAGCATTCCCGCAAATTCGGCTGCAAGGGCCGTATCCTGCGATGCGATAGTGAGGTACGATAGTTTCTCCAACGCCACCTCCTCGGCATGGCAAGGGCCGCTTATCACCAAAAAGTGATCAAAGGGTATATTATAGTTTTCGTGCAAAAACTCCCCTATTATCTGGTTTTCATCAGGTACTATCCCCTTAATGGCCGATACTATTTTTTTACCTGCTAAATCTTGGGGCGTAATACCGGCCAGGGCTTCTTTTAAAAATGCCGCAGGTACATTCAGCAATATAAAATCAGATTTTTGAATAAGCGCTTTAAGATCTGTAGAGATGTTATCTGCAGGCACTTTTATCTCTACAGAGCTAATGTAGTTAGGGTTATGCCCAAATTTTTGGATATGTTCTACCGCCTGCCGATTGCGCATCCACCAAAAAATCTCTTTTTCGGTAGTGTTGTCAGTAAGCATTTTAACGTTGGCTGTTGCCCAGCTGCCACCACCAACTACGGTAATTTTGTTTTTTTGATCAACCATTAATAAGTAAATGTACCCGCAGGCTATTGGTTTTGCTTAATAGCACAAATTAATGAATTTTTATGCACAAAAGCAGAAAGCGGGAAGCTTAAAAGCAGAAAGCACAATACTTTCACTTTTAAGCTTCCCGCTTTTATATTTAGCCTTAGCTAATTAGTCTTTCTTTGCGTCGCCGCTAAATAGTTTGGCTTTATCTACCTTCTCTACTATCATACCATCGTTTAGGGTTTTTGATATGGCTGCAAAAGGGGCCGATACTACATCTTCGCCACCTTTTAAGCCCGATAGCACTTGTATATAAGTATCATCCTGTATACCTGTGGTTACTTCAACCTGCTTAACTTTATTGCCCTGCAGCACAAATACATATTGCTTGGCCGGCGCGGCAATAGTAGTTTTCTTGTCATCAGTTTTACCATTATCAGCACCAGCTGGTTTCTTCTGGTCGCGGGTGGTTACCGATTGTATTGGTACCGATAACGCTTTTACATGACTGGTTTGTATATCAACAGTAGCAGTAAGCCCCGGGCGGAACGGCGAGTGATTTTCGGCATTTTTCCTTAACAGGTCAAGGTACGATTGCTCGGTAATACGCACTTTAACGGTAAAGTTTGTTACCTGGTCGGCGTTGGTACCTACAACATTTGCCGAGCTACCAATTTCTATCACCTGGCCGGCAAATTTTTTGCCTAAAAACGCATCTATCTCAATTTGCGCCTGGTTACCTATTCCAATACGGTTAATATCATTCTCGTTCACATCTACATTAACATCAATTTTGCTCAGGTCAGAGATGGTCATTATTTCGGTACCGGCAAATTGCTGGGTACCTAAAACACGCTCGCCAATCTCTATCGACAGTTTTGAAACAACACCATCAACCGGTGCATATATAGTAGTTTTGGCCAGGTTATCCTGTGCTTCTTTTACTGATGCCTGCGACTGTGCCAAACCATAGGTTGAACCTATAACGTTTTGTTTGGCGGCTTCTAAGCTGGCGCGTGCACCTTCGTAATTTGCTTTAGCCTGTTCAAACTCGGCAACAGTAAGTACCTTTTTGTCGTACAATTCTTTACTGCGTTTGTATATCGACTCCTGGTTGGCAAAAGTAGCCTGCGATTGCTTTAGCATTTGCGATGAGTTACCTACGCTTGCCTTTTGTGTATTGTACGATGCGATAGCGCGGTCATATCCCGATTTTAATATATCAGGGCGAATGCGGCAAAGCAGCTGGCCTTTTTTAACCACGTCGCCTTCTTTAATTGGCAACTCTACAACCTCACCAGATACCTCGGGGCTTATTTTAACCTCAACGTGTGGCTTTATTTTACCACTGGCCGATACCGTTTCGTTAACATCGCGTGTGGCGGCCTTTTCAACCGCTACCTGTGTTAATTGTGGCTTACCTATAAGGCCGGTGGCTTTAGCTATAAGCAATAACACAATTAGTGCGCCTGCGCCTATAAGAATATATTTAGTAGTCTTTCCCATGATATTTTTTTGTAGCGTTTTTTTATAATTAAAGTGTTATTGGGTTTCCAAGATAGTAATCGATCACTTTGGCTCTGAATACAACCTCGTACTGGGCCTGTATCAAATCAAACTGCGACCTGTTTAAATTAGTTAATGATGTATTGTAATCAAGCGAGTTTACAAGGCCTACATTAAAGCGCTGCTGAATCACATTAAAAGCTTCTTTATTGGCATTGTAGGTTTGCAGCGCACTTTGGTACTTTTTGTTTGATGCTTGTACATCCCATACTGCCTGGTATATGATTTTGCTAAGGTTGTTTTTAGCAAGCTGCGAGTTCACCAAAGCATTCTCGTTACTCACTCTTGCCTTGCGTACCGCCGTGCGGGCGGAAAACTGTGTAAAAATTGGTATCTGTAAACCTATACCAACGGCTTGGTTAAAGTTGTTACTTAACTGTGTAAAAAACGGCAAAGCAAGCCCTGCACTTCTGCCGGCATCAGAGTAATTAGAGCCTGCCGAACCGAAAAGCACTATGCTGGGGGAATAATTACCCTTTGCAATTGCAATTTGCTGAGCAGCCGCCTTTTGTCTTCGTTCGGCAAGGTTTACATCAGGGTTGACCGCGAGGGCGGTATTTAATACCGTTTCGGGATCATAAGACGTTAACAGGTCTTTAAACTTACTGATGTCGGGCTTTTCAAAAACGATATTGGTTGCCGGTGGCATCTCCATGTATTGCTTTATCGTGAGTATAGATAACTCTAATTGGTTTTCGGCATTCGTATAATTCAGGTCGGCGGTAGATTGCTGGGCCTTAGCCTGCGAAAGGTCGGCAAGGGTTTGGTTACCTACATCAAAATTCTTTTGCGAGCGATCAACCGATATCTTGGCAACATCAATTTGTTGTTTTGCGGCGGCCACAAGGTCCTGGTTAGTTAGTATTTGCAGGTATTGTGTTACAACATTCAGCACAAGGTCATTCTTAATTTTAGCTGTATTGCTGCGGTCAGCATCAAGCAATAATCTGTTCTCGATAACCTGATTGCGCAGCTGGCCACCCTGGAAAAGCGTAACCTGTGAGTTCACAGCACCATTAAAACCCAAAATACGCTGGTTGGTAAACAAGTTTGTGGATGGGTCAATGCTTCGGCCAAAATAGTACGAAGCATTGGGGTTAGCTGTCAAATTAGGCAGTTGGTTGTATTTTGATTGCTTAAGGTCAAGCTCGGTTAAAGATTCGCTGAATTGTGCCTGCTTGATGGTTAAGTTACGCTCAAGAGTAAGATCGATAGCTTTTTGCAGGGTAATAACTTCCTGCGCTTTTACCTTTATATTAGCCGAGCAAAGCAGAATAAAGCAAGCAATGGTTACTTTTGTGAAGGGTAAGGTTAGTTTCATAATTAGTGGTATACAATTGTAAGTAAAGCTATTTACTTTGCAAGCTTAATTTTTTGTTTATAAGTGAAACGTTTTAACTCCTGTATAGAATGTATCTGGTAAAAACTCCCTGGCTGCTTAAAAAGCTGTATCCCAAGTTAATTTGGAACGCCAATGCCGGTACCCGTTGCATTTATTTGACTTTTGACGACGGCCCTATACCCATTGTTACACCGTTTGTGTTAAATATTTTAAAAAAGCACAATGCCAAAGCTACTTTCTTTTGTATTGGCGACAATATAAGCAAGCACCCCGATATATTTGACCAGCTTAAAACTGATGGCCATGCCATTGGCAATCACACTTTTAACCATTTAAGAGGCTGGGATA
The window above is part of the Inquilinus sp. KBS0705 genome. Proteins encoded here:
- a CDS encoding TolC family protein is translated as MKLTLPFTKVTIACFILLCSANIKVKAQEVITLQKAIDLTLERNLTIKQAQFSESLTELDLKQSKYNQLPNLTANPNASYYFGRSIDPSTNLFTNQRILGFNGAVNSQVTLFQGGQLRNQVIENRLLLDADRSNTAKIKNDLVLNVVTQYLQILTNQDLVAAAKQQIDVAKISVDRSQKNFDVGNQTLADLSQAKAQQSTADLNYTNAENQLELSILTIKQYMEMPPATNIVFEKPDISKFKDLLTSYDPETVLNTALAVNPDVNLAERRQKAAAQQIAIAKGNYSPSIVLFGSAGSNYSDAGRSAGLALPFFTQLSNNFNQAVGIGLQIPIFTQFSARTAVRKARVSNENALVNSQLAKNNLSKIIYQAVWDVQASNKKYQSALQTYNANKEAFNVIQQRFNVGLVNSLDYNTSLTNLNRSQFDLIQAQYEVVFRAKVIDYYLGNPITL
- a CDS encoding NAD(P)H-dependent glycerol-3-phosphate dehydrogenase → MVDQKNKITVVGGGSWATANVKMLTDNTTEKEIFWWMRNRQAVEHIQKFGHNPNYISSVEIKVPADNISTDLKALIQKSDFILLNVPAAFLKEALAGITPQDLAGKKIVSAIKGIVPDENQIIGEFLHENYNIPFDHFLVISGPCHAEEVALEKLSYLTIASQDTALAAEFAGMLSTRYIKTIVSDDIYGTEYGAVLKNVYAIASGICHGVGYGDNFQSVLISNAIRELERFVDVVHPIDRDIKESAYLGDLLVTAYSQFSRNRTFGNMIGKGYTVTSAQLEMNMIAEGYYAVNCLHQVNKEYKVDMPICEAVYAILYKKSSPVAEMRKLAEKLS
- a CDS encoding efflux RND transporter periplasmic adaptor subunit; amino-acid sequence: MGKTTKYILIGAGALIVLLLIAKATGLIGKPQLTQVAVEKAATRDVNETVSASGKIKPHVEVKISPEVSGEVVELPIKEGDVVKKGQLLCRIRPDILKSGYDRAIASYNTQKASVGNSSQMLKQSQATFANQESIYKRSKELYDKKVLTVAEFEQAKANYEGARASLEAAKQNVIGSTYGLAQSQASVKEAQDNLAKTTIYAPVDGVVSKLSIEIGERVLGTQQFAGTEIMTISDLSKIDVNVDVNENDINRIGIGNQAQIEIDAFLGKKFAGQVIEIGSSANVVGTNADQVTNFTVKVRITEQSYLDLLRKNAENHSPFRPGLTATVDIQTSHVKALSVPIQSVTTRDQKKPAGADNGKTDDKKTTIAAPAKQYVFVLQGNKVKQVEVTTGIQDDTYIQVLSGLKGGEDVVSAPFAAISKTLNDGMIVEKVDKAKLFSGDAKKD